A single region of the Oncorhynchus keta strain PuntledgeMale-10-30-2019 chromosome 37, Oket_V2, whole genome shotgun sequence genome encodes:
- the LOC118376967 gene encoding chloride intracellular channel protein 6-like isoform X41 encodes MAEKPEDLIEDKSKSALEGCSERVEQPGPATKDEPVKFGKEYTAKERRKEKKEEVELGVKGHKARIENGFPGTEEVKRQLLNEMLLSPTRLRQGKMKEEVTVKRVRVTPRRGSNDWIKKEAPEEVQTRRGSNDWNKKAAPEEAQTRRGSNDWNKKAAPEEAQTRRGSNDWNKKAAPEEAQTPWRREDWAKKEAPEEVQTRRRSDDWIKKAPEEAQTPGRREDWIKKLSPEEAQTRRRSDDWIKKEASEEAQTPGWREDWIKKLSPEEVQTPERKEDGIKKLSPEEAQTSERREDWIKELKSVLKEEVLSPKRREEQVKKKKKKVVVMDEVPTFMHQRTEVKIEVKKEKEAQGEEKTPKKSVRLQSPTPHEEDSDSPDPQEYEISLYVKAGSDGESIGNCPFSQRLFMILWLKGVIFNVTTVDLKRKPADLQDLAPGTNPPFVTFNGEVKVDVNKIEEFLEEKLTPPRYPKLATNHPESNTAGIDVFSKFSAYIKNPRKDTNDGLEKALLKSLRRLDEYLRTPLPEEIDANSTEDPQESTRCFLDGPDLTLADCNLLPKLHIIKVVARKYRGFEIPVEMAGVWRYLNHAYKREEFTNTCPVECEIEFAYIDVAKRIK; translated from the exons ATGGCGGAAAAGCCAGAAGATCTCATTGAGGATAAGTCTAAATCTGCATTAGAGGGATGCAGCGAGAGAGTAGAACAGCCAGGGCCTGCCACTAAGGATGAGCCAGTAAAGTTTGGGAAGGAATACACAgcgaaggaaagaaggaaagagaagaaagaagaggtGGAGCTAGGGGTCAAAGGTCACAAAGCCAGGATAGAGAATGGGTTCCCTGGAACAGAGGAGGTGAAACGACAACTGCTGAATGAGATGCTGCTATCTCCCACAAGGCTGAGACAAGGAAAAATGAAAGAGGAGGTGACAGTAAAAAGAGTTAGGGTGACACCACGCAGAGGGAGCAACGACTGGATCAAGAAGGAGGCCCCAGAGGAGGTGCAGACCCGCAGAGGGAGCAACGACTGGAACAAGAAGGCGGCCCCAGAGGAGGCACAGACCCGCAGAGGGAGCAACGACTGGAACAAGAAGGCGGCCCCAGAGGAG GCACAGACCCGCAGAGGGAGCAACGACTGGAACAAGAAGGCGGCCCCAGAGGAGGCGCAGACCCCCTGGAGGAGGGAGGACTGGGCCAAAAAGGAGGCCCCAGAGGAGGTGCAGACCCGCAGAAGGAGCGATGACTGGATCAAAAAGGCCCCAGAGGAGGCGCAGACCCCcgggaggagggaggactggaTTAAGAAGTTGTCTCCAGAGGAGGCGCAGACCCGCAGAAGGAGCGACGACTGGATCAAGAAGGAGGCCTCAGAGGAG GCGCAGACCCCTGGGTGGAGGGAGGACTGGATTAAGAAATTGTCCCCAGAGGAGGTGCAGACCCCTGAGCGGAAGGAGGACGGGATTAAGAAGTTGTCCCCAGAGGAAGCTCAGACCTccgagaggagggaggactggatAAAGGAGCTGAAGTCGGTGCTCAAAGAGGAGGTACTTTCCccgaagaggagagaggagcaggtgaagaaaaagaagaagaaggtgGTGGTCATGGACGAGGTGCCCACGTTCATGCACCAGAGGACAGAGGTGAAGATAGAGgtgaagaaagagaaggaggcgCAGGGGGAGGAGAAGACGCCAAAGAAGTCTGTGAGGCTGCAGAGCCCAACTCCTCACGAGGAAGACAGCGACAGTCCGGACCCCCAGGAGTACGAGATCTCCCTCTATGTCAAG GCTGGCAGTGATGGTGAGAGCATCGGGAACTGTCCATTCTCCCAGCGCCTCTTCATGATCCTGTGGCTGAAGGGAGTTATCTTCAACGTCACCACAGTCGACCTCAAAAG GAAACCGGCGGACCTGCAGGACCTGGCCCCGGGGACCAACCCTCCATTCGTCACATTTAACGGGGAGGTGAAGGTCGACGTCAACAAGATAGAAGAGTTCCTTGAGGAAAAACTCACGCCACCACG GTACCCCAAGTTGGCGACTAATCACCCAGAGTCAAACACCGCAGGTATAGATGTGTTCTCCAAGTTCTCTGCCTACATCAAGAACCCCCGCAAAGATACCAACGACG GCCTGGAGAAGGCCCTGTTGAAGTCTCTGAGGCGGCTGGATGAATACCTGAGGACCCCCCTGCCGGAGGAGATCGATGCCAACAGCACAGAAGACCCTCAGGAGTCCACACGCTGCTTCCTGGATGGACCTGACCTCACACTGGCAGACTGCAACCTGCTGCCCAAactacacattataaag GTGGTGGCCAGGAAGTACCGGGGCTTTGAGATCCCGGTGGAGATGGCGGGGGTGTGGCGCTATCTGAACCACGCCTACAAGAGGGAAGAGTTTACTAACACCTGTCCTGTTGAGTGCGAAATCGAATTTGCCTACATAGATGTGGCCAAACGAATCAAATAG
- the LOC118376967 gene encoding chloride intracellular channel protein 5-like isoform X20 yields MAEKPEDLIEDKSKSALEGCSERVEQPGPATKDEPVKFGKEYTAKERRKEKKEEVELGVKGHKARIENGFPGTEEVKRQLLNEMLLSPTRLRQGKMKEEVTVKRVRVTPRRGSNDWIKKEAPEEVQTRRGSNDWNKKAAPEEAQTRRGSNDWNKKAAPEEVQTRRGSNDWNKKAAPEEAQTRRGSNDWNKKAAPEEAQTRRGSNDWNKKAAPEEAQTRRGSNDWNKKAAPEEAQTRRGSNDWNKKAAPEEAQTRRGSNDWNKEAAPEEAQTPGWSDDWIKKAPEEAQTPERREDWIKKLSPEEAQTRRRSDDWIKKEAPEEAQTPGWREDWIKKLSPEEVQTPERKEDGIKKLSPEEAQTSERREDWIKELKSVLKEEVLSPKRREEQVKKKKKKVVVMDEVPTFMHQRTEVKIEVKKEKEAQGEEKTPKKSVRLQSPTPHEEDSDSPDPQEYEISLYVKAGSDGESIGNCPFSQRLFMILWLKGVIFNVTTVDLKRKPADLQDLAPGTNPPFVTFNGEVKVDVNKIEEFLEEKLTPPRYPKLATNHPESNTAGIDVFSKFSAYIKNPRKDTNDGLEKALLKSLRRLDEYLRTPLPEEIDANSTEDPQESTRCFLDGPDLTLADCNLLPKLHIIKVVARKYRGFEIPVEMAGVWRYLNHAYKREEFTNTCPVECEIEFAYIDVAKRIK; encoded by the exons ATGGCGGAAAAGCCAGAAGATCTCATTGAGGATAAGTCTAAATCTGCATTAGAGGGATGCAGCGAGAGAGTAGAACAGCCAGGGCCTGCCACTAAGGATGAGCCAGTAAAGTTTGGGAAGGAATACACAgcgaaggaaagaaggaaagagaagaaagaagaggtGGAGCTAGGGGTCAAAGGTCACAAAGCCAGGATAGAGAATGGGTTCCCTGGAACAGAGGAGGTGAAACGACAACTGCTGAATGAGATGCTGCTATCTCCCACAAGGCTGAGACAAGGAAAAATGAAAGAGGAGGTGACAGTAAAAAGAGTTAGGGTGACACCACGCAGAGGGAGCAACGACTGGATCAAGAAGGAGGCCCCAGAGGAGGTGCAGACCCGCAGAGGGAGCAACGACTGGAACAAGAAGGCGGCCCCAGAGGAGGCACAGACCCGCAGAGGGAGCAACGACTGGAACAAGAAGGCGGCCCCAGAGGAGGTGCAGACCCGCAGAGGGAGCAACGACTGGAACAAGAAGGCGGCCCCAGAGGAG GCACAGACCCGCAGAGGGAGCAACGACTGGAACAAGAAGGCGGCCCCAGAGGAGGCACAGACCCGCAGAGGGAGCAACGACTGGAACAAGAAG GCGGCCCCAGAGGAGGCGCAGACCCGTAGAGGGAGCAACGACTGGAACAAGAAGGCGGCCCCAGAGGAGGCGCAGACCCGCAGAGGGAGCAACGACTGGAACAAGAAGGCGGCCCCAGAGGAGGCGCAGACCCGCAGAGGGAGCAACGACTGGAACAAGGAGGCGGCCCCAGAGGAGGCGCAGACCCCTGGGTGGAGTGATGACTGGATCAAGAAGGCCCCAGAGGAGGCACAGACCcccgagaggagagaggactggattAAGAAGTTGTCTCCAGAGGAGGCGCAGACCCGCAGAAGGAGCGACGACTGGATCAAGAAGGAGGCCCCAGAGGAGGCGCAGACCCCTGGGTGGAGGGAGGACTGGATTAAGAAATTGTCCCCAGAGGAGGTGCAGACCCCTGAGCGGAAGGAGGACGGGATTAAGAAGTTGTCCCCAGAGGAAGCTCAGACCTccgagaggagggaggactggatAAAGGAGCTGAAGTCGGTGCTCAAAGAGGAGGTACTTTCCccgaagaggagagaggagcaggtgaagaaaaagaagaagaaggtgGTGGTCATGGACGAGGTGCCCACGTTCATGCACCAGAGGACAGAGGTGAAGATAGAGgtgaagaaagagaaggaggcgCAGGGGGAGGAGAAGACGCCAAAGAAGTCTGTGAGGCTGCAGAGCCCAACTCCTCACGAGGAAGACAGCGACAGTCCGGACCCCCAGGAGTACGAGATCTCCCTCTATGTCAAG GCTGGCAGTGATGGTGAGAGCATCGGGAACTGTCCATTCTCCCAGCGCCTCTTCATGATCCTGTGGCTGAAGGGAGTTATCTTCAACGTCACCACAGTCGACCTCAAAAG GAAACCGGCGGACCTGCAGGACCTGGCCCCGGGGACCAACCCTCCATTCGTCACATTTAACGGGGAGGTGAAGGTCGACGTCAACAAGATAGAAGAGTTCCTTGAGGAAAAACTCACGCCACCACG GTACCCCAAGTTGGCGACTAATCACCCAGAGTCAAACACCGCAGGTATAGATGTGTTCTCCAAGTTCTCTGCCTACATCAAGAACCCCCGCAAAGATACCAACGACG GCCTGGAGAAGGCCCTGTTGAAGTCTCTGAGGCGGCTGGATGAATACCTGAGGACCCCCCTGCCGGAGGAGATCGATGCCAACAGCACAGAAGACCCTCAGGAGTCCACACGCTGCTTCCTGGATGGACCTGACCTCACACTGGCAGACTGCAACCTGCTGCCCAAactacacattataaag GTGGTGGCCAGGAAGTACCGGGGCTTTGAGATCCCGGTGGAGATGGCGGGGGTGTGGCGCTATCTGAACCACGCCTACAAGAGGGAAGAGTTTACTAACACCTGTCCTGTTGAGTGCGAAATCGAATTTGCCTACATAGATGTGGCCAAACGAATCAAATAG
- the LOC118376967 gene encoding chloride intracellular channel protein 5-like isoform X13 has protein sequence MAEKPEDLIEDKSKSALEGCSERVEQPGPATKDEPVKFGKEYTAKERRKEKKEEVELGVKGHKARIENGFPGTEEVKRQLLNEMLLSPTRLRQGKMKEEVTVKRVRVTPRRGSNDWIKKEAPEEVQTRRGSNDWNKKAAPEEAQTRRGSNDWNKKAAPEEVQTRRGSNDWNKKAAPEEVQTRRGSNDWNKKAAPEEAQTRRGSNDWNKKTAPEEAQTRRGSNDWNKKAAPEEAQTRRGSNDWNKKAAPEEAQTRRGSNDWNKKAAPEEAQTRRGSNDWNKEAAPEEAQTPGWSDDWIKKAPEEAQTPERREDWIKKLSPEEAQTRRRSDDWIKKEAPEEAQTPGWREDWIKKLSPEEVQTPERKEDGIKKLSPEEAQTSERREDWIKELKSVLKEEVLSPKRREEQVKKKKKKVVVMDEVPTFMHQRTEVKIEVKKEKEAQGEEKTPKKSVRLQSPTPHEEDSDSPDPQEYEISLYVKAGSDGESIGNCPFSQRLFMILWLKGVIFNVTTVDLKRKPADLQDLAPGTNPPFVTFNGEVKVDVNKIEEFLEEKLTPPRYPKLATNHPESNTAGIDVFSKFSAYIKNPRKDTNDGLEKALLKSLRRLDEYLRTPLPEEIDANSTEDPQESTRCFLDGPDLTLADCNLLPKLHIIKVVARKYRGFEIPVEMAGVWRYLNHAYKREEFTNTCPVECEIEFAYIDVAKRIK, from the exons ATGGCGGAAAAGCCAGAAGATCTCATTGAGGATAAGTCTAAATCTGCATTAGAGGGATGCAGCGAGAGAGTAGAACAGCCAGGGCCTGCCACTAAGGATGAGCCAGTAAAGTTTGGGAAGGAATACACAgcgaaggaaagaaggaaagagaagaaagaagaggtGGAGCTAGGGGTCAAAGGTCACAAAGCCAGGATAGAGAATGGGTTCCCTGGAACAGAGGAGGTGAAACGACAACTGCTGAATGAGATGCTGCTATCTCCCACAAGGCTGAGACAAGGAAAAATGAAAGAGGAGGTGACAGTAAAAAGAGTTAGGGTGACACCACGCAGAGGGAGCAACGACTGGATCAAGAAGGAGGCCCCAGAGGAGGTGCAGACCCGCAGAGGGAGCAACGACTGGAACAAGAAGGCGGCCCCAGAGGAGGCACAGACCCGCAGAGGGAGCAACGACTGGAACAAGAAGGCGGCCCCAGAGGAGGTGCAGACCCGCAGAGGGAGCAACGACTGGAACAAGAAGGCGGCCCCAGAGGAGGTACAGACCCGCAGAGGGAGCAACGACTGGAACAAGAAGGCGGCCCCAGAGGAGGCGCAGACCCGCAGAGGGAGCAACGACTGGAACAAGAAGACGGCCCCAGAGGAGGCACAGACCCGCAGAGGGAGCAACGACTGGAACAAGAAGGCGGCCCCAGAGGAGGCACAGACCCGCAGAGGGAGCAACGACTGGAACAAGAAGGCGGCCCCAGAGGAGGCACAGACCCGCAGAGGGAGCAACGACTGGAACAAGAAG GCGGCCCCAGAGGAGGCGCAGACCCGCAGAGGGAGCAACGACTGGAACAAGGAGGCGGCCCCAGAGGAGGCGCAGACCCCTGGGTGGAGTGATGACTGGATCAAGAAGGCCCCAGAGGAGGCACAGACCcccgagaggagagaggactggattAAGAAGTTGTCTCCAGAGGAGGCGCAGACCCGCAGAAGGAGCGACGACTGGATCAAGAAGGAGGCCCCAGAGGAGGCGCAGACCCCTGGGTGGAGGGAGGACTGGATTAAGAAATTGTCCCCAGAGGAGGTGCAGACCCCTGAGCGGAAGGAGGACGGGATTAAGAAGTTGTCCCCAGAGGAAGCTCAGACCTccgagaggagggaggactggatAAAGGAGCTGAAGTCGGTGCTCAAAGAGGAGGTACTTTCCccgaagaggagagaggagcaggtgaagaaaaagaagaagaaggtgGTGGTCATGGACGAGGTGCCCACGTTCATGCACCAGAGGACAGAGGTGAAGATAGAGgtgaagaaagagaaggaggcgCAGGGGGAGGAGAAGACGCCAAAGAAGTCTGTGAGGCTGCAGAGCCCAACTCCTCACGAGGAAGACAGCGACAGTCCGGACCCCCAGGAGTACGAGATCTCCCTCTATGTCAAG GCTGGCAGTGATGGTGAGAGCATCGGGAACTGTCCATTCTCCCAGCGCCTCTTCATGATCCTGTGGCTGAAGGGAGTTATCTTCAACGTCACCACAGTCGACCTCAAAAG GAAACCGGCGGACCTGCAGGACCTGGCCCCGGGGACCAACCCTCCATTCGTCACATTTAACGGGGAGGTGAAGGTCGACGTCAACAAGATAGAAGAGTTCCTTGAGGAAAAACTCACGCCACCACG GTACCCCAAGTTGGCGACTAATCACCCAGAGTCAAACACCGCAGGTATAGATGTGTTCTCCAAGTTCTCTGCCTACATCAAGAACCCCCGCAAAGATACCAACGACG GCCTGGAGAAGGCCCTGTTGAAGTCTCTGAGGCGGCTGGATGAATACCTGAGGACCCCCCTGCCGGAGGAGATCGATGCCAACAGCACAGAAGACCCTCAGGAGTCCACACGCTGCTTCCTGGATGGACCTGACCTCACACTGGCAGACTGCAACCTGCTGCCCAAactacacattataaag GTGGTGGCCAGGAAGTACCGGGGCTTTGAGATCCCGGTGGAGATGGCGGGGGTGTGGCGCTATCTGAACCACGCCTACAAGAGGGAAGAGTTTACTAACACCTGTCCTGTTGAGTGCGAAATCGAATTTGCCTACATAGATGTGGCCAAACGAATCAAATAG
- the LOC118376967 gene encoding chloride intracellular channel protein 5-like isoform X36, translating to MAEKPEDLIEDKSKSALEGCSERVEQPGPATKDEPVKFGKEYTAKERRKEKKEEVELGVKGHKARIENGFPGTEEVKRQLLNEMLLSPTRLRQGKMKEEVTVKRVRVTPRRGSNDWIKKEAPEEVQTRRGSNDWNKKAAPEEAQTRRGSNDWNKKAAPEEAQTRRGSNDWNKKAAPEEAQTRRGSNDWNKKAAPEEAQTRRGSNDWNKEAAPEEAQTPGWSDDWIKKAPEEAQTPERREDWIKKLSPEEAQTRRRSDDWIKKEAPEEAQTPGWREDWIKKLSPEEVQTPERKEDGIKKLSPEEAQTSERREDWIKELKSVLKEEVLSPKRREEQVKKKKKKVVVMDEVPTFMHQRTEVKIEVKKEKEAQGEEKTPKKSVRLQSPTPHEEDSDSPDPQEYEISLYVKAGSDGESIGNCPFSQRLFMILWLKGVIFNVTTVDLKRKPADLQDLAPGTNPPFVTFNGEVKVDVNKIEEFLEEKLTPPRYPKLATNHPESNTAGIDVFSKFSAYIKNPRKDTNDGLEKALLKSLRRLDEYLRTPLPEEIDANSTEDPQESTRCFLDGPDLTLADCNLLPKLHIIKVVARKYRGFEIPVEMAGVWRYLNHAYKREEFTNTCPVECEIEFAYIDVAKRIK from the exons ATGGCGGAAAAGCCAGAAGATCTCATTGAGGATAAGTCTAAATCTGCATTAGAGGGATGCAGCGAGAGAGTAGAACAGCCAGGGCCTGCCACTAAGGATGAGCCAGTAAAGTTTGGGAAGGAATACACAgcgaaggaaagaaggaaagagaagaaagaagaggtGGAGCTAGGGGTCAAAGGTCACAAAGCCAGGATAGAGAATGGGTTCCCTGGAACAGAGGAGGTGAAACGACAACTGCTGAATGAGATGCTGCTATCTCCCACAAGGCTGAGACAAGGAAAAATGAAAGAGGAGGTGACAGTAAAAAGAGTTAGGGTGACACCACGCAGAGGGAGCAACGACTGGATCAAGAAGGAGGCCCCAGAGGAGGTGCAGACCCGCAGAGGGAGCAACGACTGGAACAAGAAGGCGGCCCCAGAGGAGGCACAGACCCGCAGAGGGAGCAACGACTGGAACAAGAAGGCGGCCCCAGAGGAG GCACAGACCCGCAGAGGGAGCAACGACTGGAACAAGAAGGCGGCCCCAGAGGAGGCACAGACCCGCAGAGGGAGCAACGACTGGAACAAGAAG GCGGCCCCAGAGGAGGCGCAGACCCGCAGAGGGAGCAACGACTGGAACAAGGAGGCGGCCCCAGAGGAGGCGCAGACCCCTGGGTGGAGTGATGACTGGATCAAGAAGGCCCCAGAGGAGGCACAGACCcccgagaggagagaggactggattAAGAAGTTGTCTCCAGAGGAGGCGCAGACCCGCAGAAGGAGCGACGACTGGATCAAGAAGGAGGCCCCAGAGGAGGCGCAGACCCCTGGGTGGAGGGAGGACTGGATTAAGAAATTGTCCCCAGAGGAGGTGCAGACCCCTGAGCGGAAGGAGGACGGGATTAAGAAGTTGTCCCCAGAGGAAGCTCAGACCTccgagaggagggaggactggatAAAGGAGCTGAAGTCGGTGCTCAAAGAGGAGGTACTTTCCccgaagaggagagaggagcaggtgaagaaaaagaagaagaaggtgGTGGTCATGGACGAGGTGCCCACGTTCATGCACCAGAGGACAGAGGTGAAGATAGAGgtgaagaaagagaaggaggcgCAGGGGGAGGAGAAGACGCCAAAGAAGTCTGTGAGGCTGCAGAGCCCAACTCCTCACGAGGAAGACAGCGACAGTCCGGACCCCCAGGAGTACGAGATCTCCCTCTATGTCAAG GCTGGCAGTGATGGTGAGAGCATCGGGAACTGTCCATTCTCCCAGCGCCTCTTCATGATCCTGTGGCTGAAGGGAGTTATCTTCAACGTCACCACAGTCGACCTCAAAAG GAAACCGGCGGACCTGCAGGACCTGGCCCCGGGGACCAACCCTCCATTCGTCACATTTAACGGGGAGGTGAAGGTCGACGTCAACAAGATAGAAGAGTTCCTTGAGGAAAAACTCACGCCACCACG GTACCCCAAGTTGGCGACTAATCACCCAGAGTCAAACACCGCAGGTATAGATGTGTTCTCCAAGTTCTCTGCCTACATCAAGAACCCCCGCAAAGATACCAACGACG GCCTGGAGAAGGCCCTGTTGAAGTCTCTGAGGCGGCTGGATGAATACCTGAGGACCCCCCTGCCGGAGGAGATCGATGCCAACAGCACAGAAGACCCTCAGGAGTCCACACGCTGCTTCCTGGATGGACCTGACCTCACACTGGCAGACTGCAACCTGCTGCCCAAactacacattataaag GTGGTGGCCAGGAAGTACCGGGGCTTTGAGATCCCGGTGGAGATGGCGGGGGTGTGGCGCTATCTGAACCACGCCTACAAGAGGGAAGAGTTTACTAACACCTGTCCTGTTGAGTGCGAAATCGAATTTGCCTACATAGATGTGGCCAAACGAATCAAATAG
- the LOC118376967 gene encoding chloride intracellular channel protein 6-like isoform X3: MAEKPEDLIEDKSKSALEGCSERVEQPGPATKDEPVKFGKEYTAKERRKEKKEEVELGVKGHKARIENGFPGTEEVKRQLLNEMLLSPTRLRQGKMKEEVTVKRVRVTPRRGSNDWIKKEAPEEVQTRRGSNDWNKKAAPEEAQTRRGSNDWNKKAAPEEVQTRRGSNDWNKKAAPEEAQTRRGSNDWNKKTAPEEAQTRRGSNDWNKKAAPEEAQTRRGSNDWNKKAAPEEAQTRRGSNDWNKKAAPEEAQTRRGSNDWNKKTTPEEAQTRRGSNDWNKKAAPEEAQTRRGSNDWNKKAAPEEAQTRRGSNDWNKKAAPEEAQTRRGSNDWNKEAAPEEAQTPGWSDDWIKKAPEEAQTPERREDWIKKLSPEEAQTRRRSDDWIKKEAPEEAQTPGWREDWIKKLSPEEVQTPERKEDGIKKLSPEEAQTSERREDWIKELKSVLKEEVLSPKRREEQVKKKKKKVVVMDEVPTFMHQRTEVKIEVKKEKEAQGEEKTPKKSVRLQSPTPHEEDSDSPDPQEYEISLYVKAGSDGESIGNCPFSQRLFMILWLKGVIFNVTTVDLKRKPADLQDLAPGTNPPFVTFNGEVKVDVNKIEEFLEEKLTPPRYPKLATNHPESNTAGIDVFSKFSAYIKNPRKDTNDGLEKALLKSLRRLDEYLRTPLPEEIDANSTEDPQESTRCFLDGPDLTLADCNLLPKLHIIKVVARKYRGFEIPVEMAGVWRYLNHAYKREEFTNTCPVECEIEFAYIDVAKRIK; the protein is encoded by the exons ATGGCGGAAAAGCCAGAAGATCTCATTGAGGATAAGTCTAAATCTGCATTAGAGGGATGCAGCGAGAGAGTAGAACAGCCAGGGCCTGCCACTAAGGATGAGCCAGTAAAGTTTGGGAAGGAATACACAgcgaaggaaagaaggaaagagaagaaagaagaggtGGAGCTAGGGGTCAAAGGTCACAAAGCCAGGATAGAGAATGGGTTCCCTGGAACAGAGGAGGTGAAACGACAACTGCTGAATGAGATGCTGCTATCTCCCACAAGGCTGAGACAAGGAAAAATGAAAGAGGAGGTGACAGTAAAAAGAGTTAGGGTGACACCACGCAGAGGGAGCAACGACTGGATCAAGAAGGAGGCCCCAGAGGAGGTGCAGACCCGCAGAGGGAGCAACGACTGGAACAAGAAGGCGGCCCCAGAGGAGGCACAGACCCGCAGAGGGAGCAACGACTGGAACAAGAAGGCGGCCCCAGAGGAG GTACAGACCCGCAGAGGGAGCAACGACTGGAACAAGAAGGCGGCCCCAGAGGAGGCGCAGACCCGCAGAGGGAGCAACGACTGGAACAAGAAGACGGCCCCAGAGGAGGCACAGACCCGCAGAGGGAGCAACGACTGGAACAAGAAGGCGGCCCCAGAGGAGGCACAGACCCGCAGAGGGAGCAACGACTGGAACAAGAAGGCGGCCCCAGAGGAGGCACAGACCCGCAGAGGGAGCAACGACTGGAACAAGAAG GCGGCCCCAGAGGAGGCGCAGACCCGCAGAGGGAGCAACGACTGGAACAAGAAGACGACCCCAGAGGAGGCACAGACCCGCAGAGGGAGCAACGACTGGAACAAGAAGGCGGCCCCAGAGGAGGCGCAGACCCGTAGAGGGAGCAACGACTGGAACAAGAAGGCGGCCCCAGAGGAGGCGCAGACCCGCAGAGGGAGCAACGACTGGAACAAGAAGGCGGCCCCAGAGGAGGCGCAGACCCGCAGAGGGAGCAACGACTGGAACAAGGAGGCGGCCCCAGAGGAGGCGCAGACCCCTGGGTGGAGTGATGACTGGATCAAGAAGGCCCCAGAGGAGGCACAGACCcccgagaggagagaggactggattAAGAAGTTGTCTCCAGAGGAGGCGCAGACCCGCAGAAGGAGCGACGACTGGATCAAGAAGGAGGCCCCAGAGGAGGCGCAGACCCCTGGGTGGAGGGAGGACTGGATTAAGAAATTGTCCCCAGAGGAGGTGCAGACCCCTGAGCGGAAGGAGGACGGGATTAAGAAGTTGTCCCCAGAGGAAGCTCAGACCTccgagaggagggaggactggatAAAGGAGCTGAAGTCGGTGCTCAAAGAGGAGGTACTTTCCccgaagaggagagaggagcaggtgaagaaaaagaagaagaaggtgGTGGTCATGGACGAGGTGCCCACGTTCATGCACCAGAGGACAGAGGTGAAGATAGAGgtgaagaaagagaaggaggcgCAGGGGGAGGAGAAGACGCCAAAGAAGTCTGTGAGGCTGCAGAGCCCAACTCCTCACGAGGAAGACAGCGACAGTCCGGACCCCCAGGAGTACGAGATCTCCCTCTATGTCAAG GCTGGCAGTGATGGTGAGAGCATCGGGAACTGTCCATTCTCCCAGCGCCTCTTCATGATCCTGTGGCTGAAGGGAGTTATCTTCAACGTCACCACAGTCGACCTCAAAAG GAAACCGGCGGACCTGCAGGACCTGGCCCCGGGGACCAACCCTCCATTCGTCACATTTAACGGGGAGGTGAAGGTCGACGTCAACAAGATAGAAGAGTTCCTTGAGGAAAAACTCACGCCACCACG GTACCCCAAGTTGGCGACTAATCACCCAGAGTCAAACACCGCAGGTATAGATGTGTTCTCCAAGTTCTCTGCCTACATCAAGAACCCCCGCAAAGATACCAACGACG GCCTGGAGAAGGCCCTGTTGAAGTCTCTGAGGCGGCTGGATGAATACCTGAGGACCCCCCTGCCGGAGGAGATCGATGCCAACAGCACAGAAGACCCTCAGGAGTCCACACGCTGCTTCCTGGATGGACCTGACCTCACACTGGCAGACTGCAACCTGCTGCCCAAactacacattataaag GTGGTGGCCAGGAAGTACCGGGGCTTTGAGATCCCGGTGGAGATGGCGGGGGTGTGGCGCTATCTGAACCACGCCTACAAGAGGGAAGAGTTTACTAACACCTGTCCTGTTGAGTGCGAAATCGAATTTGCCTACATAGATGTGGCCAAACGAATCAAATAG